The Pyrus communis chromosome 12, drPyrComm1.1, whole genome shotgun sequence genomic sequence TAAATAAGAAATGCAACATTCATTAAGGATAAATAAgccaataaataatattttttaactaCACCTCCATcaattttataactttatagaGGTTTTATTGAACAATGTAAATCTACAAGTAAATTATGAAAAACAACCTAAAGCGATGTTCTTTTTTCAAAAAGCATTTCAAATGcttttagaataaaaaaatattcgcttattttaaaaacacttctaaacaTATTCTATATTGATAAGCGAGGTATAACTGCTACCTAAAATTCAAATACAtcccttgaaaaaaaaaatttcaaatatcatGAAAAGACTAAAAGAACAAATGCCTGGTTATAATAAAGCAGAAGACTTTAGTACAATGACAATCTTTTGTTAAACAAAATCATAAGGTATAAAGTTTTGAAtctcaaattaatatttttaaaattcataTATCTAATGAGAACTGTTATTAgtattccaaaattttcattttatatttttcaaaagtgtattttttttttctaattataaaaaattaaaattttttttttttaaaatgtcaataacaatttcctttctATCATATAGAAAAATTTGTCCTTATTTATGAATAATGTCAATGGGATGGCACACTTTGATTGAAGTGATGCTTTAACGAAATGACACAAATGCCCCTTTCCTCCTTCCCAAGAAGTGATTTTGAGTGGTTGTTCAAAGAGCTACCCACCTTCTCAATAAACTCAAAAGACcttaaaaccaaaagaaaggaTTAAATCAAAATCAATAACAAAGCAGGAGGGTCTCTCAGGTCAAAGgtaaccctctctctctctctctctctcgataaTTTTGCAGAAATTTAATTTGGGGATTTTTCACTGAGGTGATTTTATGATCTAGGGTTTGTTTGGTTGAATTTTTGTTTGTGAAGGTGATGGCGTCGAAACGGATCCTGAAGGAGCTGAAGGACCTCCAGAAAGATCCTCCTACTTCGTGCAGCGCTGGTATGTCTAGTTTTGAATCCGATCTGATTCCTTTTGATGCTGCTTTTGGTTTGTGTATGCTgataaagttttaattttgtgttttgggTAGATTTTGGCATCTGATTTGACCTTCGATTGATGcttgcttttgaattttttatttttatttttttttttataacccaAACCAGTAAATCTGTGTAAAAGCAGCAGTCTTGCTCTTGACAGACTTTGATCATTTTATCTCATGCAATTTTGTATTTGtcgaaaattgaatgaaactGTATTTGTTTTCGAAAGTTGGTCATCTGAATTGCATGGCTAAGAACTATTTGAGAAGAGGTATATGATAGTGAAGGTGCTATTGTGTGGTAGTTGCTACTTGTTACCCATATACCCATTTCCCTGCCCGACCCACCATACCGAATTGGGCAATAGATGACCCATCTAGCATCTTGGTTATAAATGGGTAATTTCCAATTTAACAAGGTGTTAAATCTATAACGGTGGTCTGTAAGGACACACTTAACATCCAAAAGGGAAACCTTTACGGTTTTTGGGTGATCCTTATTTTGAGTAACTCAAAATCACTGGGTCTTGCAAGTCCACCAAGGTGCTAAAGCGGTTTTTGGTGGGAGTTTTGTTATTCTCATGCTTGTCGATGGTCGCAAAGACGGAGTTGTTAGACATTAATGTTGTTAGAAAGCCTAAAGAAGAGGAAGGTTAGGGCACTCAAAGAAGTTGACTGGTAATTTGAAGTTGGAACAGTGTTGAGTATTTGTTTTCTGATTGTTTTGAATATTGTTTAGGTAAAGCGGTCATTGCGTGGTTGTATAAGTTGTGGTGGGAAAAGACGCATTCTTATTTTTCGTGGTAGGTGATTAAGTATTGTCTTGGGGTTTCTTGTTCAACGCTTTATCTCAACAGATAAATGGCATTACTCTGGAAACGAAGGACAAACTGCCTTACATTTCAAATTTCCCCCTTGTGACAGTCTACTGCAtggattaattatatatatttcttctcttCTGTTATATATGCTATATCCAGAGTAGACCTAGACCTACCCACTCTAACAATGGGTTAGGTTGGGTATGGGCGTTAGATGTATCTGGAAAGTAAACGGGAAGCTATTAGTGAATCCCGCATATGGCCCACCCTAAAACTTCCCATTTTCCTCCTAAGTGATATTATTTAACTGAACGGACTATAAACACATATTCGTTTACTGGTTTACTTTGAAGATTAACATTACCCTCTTATATATGGCTTATCTTATAAATgataataatttgttttttagtttCAAATAACTTGACTAGGTTAGATTGTTTATGTTTATCATCATTTGTATTACCATAATTTTTGTCATTGTTTATGTTTAATCCACTTAACGGCTGCAAGAGTTCATTATGTTGGGAGAATATGGACCAAGTCTCTCTCATTTATAGCCACAGCAGTCTACCTACTGTGATTAACGAAATTATGTGCAAGTGTAACCCTTCACTTCTTCTAGGCTATTAGAACTCTTTTTGTATAATGTTTTCATAGTAAATGGCAACTTTTGTctgctttttcaattttttttgttgttagaAATTTACTGAAACTATTCGATAAAAGACTAACGACATTGTTCTCAGCAGATATCCAATTTGATTGCCTTTGCTCTTATGTATATCTTTAGGCCCAGTTGCAGAAGACATGTTCCACTGGCAGGCAACAATAATGGGTCCTGCTGACAGTCCTTATGCAGGTGGAGTGTTTCTTGTCACTATCCATTTTCCTCCAGACTATCCTTTTAAGCCACCAAAGGTACTTGCTGGCTTTCTATTAATTTCACATCATATACGCACAAGTTCCTTTCTTTATTGCTCTGCTGATTTCGTAATTGAATCAGAATCCTTAGTATCTTGATGTCAAAGAGTTGAGTACCTCATCTGGCCTAAAAAGTTGGAAAGACGTCAATCATATTCTTATGCTATCTTTCTCACACATATGATAACCAATTGAATAGGCTTATGCCTGGGAAAGATGACCATATCCTGACCCACTATGCCTTGATTGATTGTAATTTCTTGAACAGTAatacattaattaattgatGAATGATGCCTAATGTATTTTCCATATCTCATGGAGTTGATTTCATGATACTAGAAATTGACAATTGTTCACTAGCTTATTAGTACTGAAGTAAATGGCATCCTCATTTGGAATGGTAACCTGTTCGCATTACTAGTGGCTGTTCTGTAAATGGGACTCCACATGGTTCACATGTGGTGTTCCTGTGGTAAATTATGATGTAAACTAATTACAAGAGCTACTTTTACGGACCTTTTAAGTCCTATGGGATATCTGGTTTAGTTTCAAAGTTCGTTGCTAATAGACACACTGGCCGAAGTCCATATTGGAGGTTTTAAAAGTTCCAAATTTTGATAAATGACTAGGAAACTGTGAAATTTTGCATATTGGTTGTTGTCATAAATACTGTTATGTTGGCTTTTCAAGATCTTTTACTTCTACTATTAGAACTTATTAAAGATTTTGTTCAACTGTTATTTCGTTTATCTTTTTGCTACTTACATGTAATTctgtgctattttttttttgtttttgcaggttGCATTCAGGACAAAGGTGTTTCACCCTAATATCAACAGCAACGGTAGCATTTGCCTTGACATATTGAAAGAACAGTGGAGCCCTGCCCTGACCATATCCAAGGTAAATGCTTAATACCCTAAGCAGGATTGCTTTCTTCACGAATTTGATTGTTCTACAGACACTAGTTTCCCCTACCGAGTTCTACATATGACTCGAAGTGGTTACATCACTACAGGAAAAGCGAATCACTAGTGATGAAACTTGGGGTTTTTATATGATCCTATGCCATGATTTTGGTGGACTCCATTATTATTACAAGGCCCCTTGTGATTTACatcttttgattttaatttgtaattttgttacTTCTGAAATTTTACAAATTAAAGTTTGCAAACATAAGAGCTCTATGAGAAACAAACAGCACAAGTCCTTTATCGGCCAGAataattttcgttttctttttcttgtgacGAATCATCACTTGTGCTAATTGTACCAAGAAATTTCCATAGTGAAATACTCATTGATCTTGGGGATCCCATTGCCTATTTGAATTATGTTGATGTGATGCACTGTGGCTTTTGAACTGTTATGATGTTATGCACTGAACAGGAAACAGTGTTTGATCAGATCTGCCATACACATTGAAACTGGTTTGGCTGGAAATTTCTTATATCTGGGTATTATTATAGTTGATGCAATCATATGTCCTTCGTGTCACTGAAGCACAGGCACTGGTTTCACTTTCATGTTTCAGGTGTTGCTCTCGATCTGTTCACTGTTGACAGACCCAAACCCTGATGACCCTTTGGTCCCAGAGATCGCCCATATGTACAAGACTGACAAGAACAAGTATGAGACCACCGCAAGGAGCTGGACTCAGAAGTATGCTATGGGTTAGTCTGGGCGATGCTAGGACCGTGTGAAGGACTGCTTCTTTTCTTGTGGCAGTATGATCATTTGATCAGATGtatgaatggatgtgtgttcTGTTCTTTACATAAGCGGACCAAAAGGGAGAGTTTACTGCCCTCGGAACACTATATTGCTTTCGAATTGTTTGTTATGCAAAAGTTTATATATGAGACTCTGAAACCATTCTCTCCCTCTAACAAAGTGCTGCTGAAAATGAACTTCTTTGGCCCCTCCTAGAAAATATTTGTTCCGGCTTTTTGCAATTCACATTTTGACACATGCAAAATTAACTCGTTAGAAACGCAACAAAAGTTTTATGTGTGAAAATGTGATTGGCAGATAAGCAGGAATGTCTATTTACAATTGGAGGAGTCATAGCAGATAATGGCCACAAGAAGAATGAACCTACGAGAATCTAAGTACGTTGCACTAAGTGCTAGTGGTTGAAGCGTTTTAgctgttaaatttgattttcatgactattatattttttttatttttgttttagtcaTTTATTTTTGGTACCACTTTGTGTGCGTATTGTTAAGAAAAAATGGTTGTAAAATAAGATGGAGTTAGTTAAGTTGGATAGAGCTTACTATTTGGCAGGGGTCTTTGCATTCAAGTTCGAATTTCCATTGATCGATTTAATGCATTTATCCTACCATTGTACGTTACGCTAGTGGTTTTTTTGCAACCCCATGAGGAAGACTCGAGCTGAAACTCACTAGGCGGACGTTGGAGGCCGAGTCCGCCTGAACAACCCTGATCAGCTTCTTTCATCAAGCAACACAGCCTAGCCTAGGGACTTTTTTGGATGCTCCGAAGTATCCAGTATTCTAAGAGTTTTAacaattagatttttatttaaaaatatcaaaataagatctaacggttaaaatatCAGAAGTACTGGGTACAACCAGAATGCCCATGAATTCAGCGCCTAGCCTAAGTCCCAACCCGATGTGATTTGAAACCTCCCAAAGCAAAAAAAGTCCTTGGTATTCTTTGTCCGTATCGAACAGGAATGTGTACTGTGTAGTGTTCATTTTGTAGTGGGCTTCAAAGGGGTTGGCCCAAATCCATTTTAAAGGGTGAGTTGATTAATAGGAGGAGACCTAGATACCCCAACAATCAAAGTTATTTTTTAGGGATCAACTTGGATGTTACGAGAAAAGATAactttgaaccacattattattaatatattgtgAGGTTAAACTCACATCTTTTTCCATTAGTATATATAATaccattcaaaaaaaaaaaaaaaaaaaaaaacttggataTTACGAGCAACTTTTGTCTTTCGATTCCCCAAAAACTAACCTCTAACCTCTTGTTTTTGTTGGGTAAGTTCAAGTTACTAGTTTCTACTCAATGTGAGCGTAGTTATAAT encodes the following:
- the LOC137711188 gene encoding ubiquitin-conjugating enzyme E2 10, with protein sequence MASKRILKELKDLQKDPPTSCSAGPVAEDMFHWQATIMGPADSPYAGGVFLVTIHFPPDYPFKPPKVAFRTKVFHPNINSNGSICLDILKEQWSPALTISKVLLSICSLLTDPNPDDPLVPEIAHMYKTDKNKYETTARSWTQKYAMG